Within the Bdellovibrionota bacterium genome, the region GCGTCGACGCAGGCGTAGCGGCAAGCGTGGAGTTCGCGATCGGGAAACCCGGTCAGCTGATTTTTTCTTTCTCCGCCATCCGCCCGCTTACAAACTTGTAAAGTACGCTTGAAATCAGCGTCTGATAAGGTATCCCTTCTTCCGCCGCCTTCACCCGAAGCCGCTCCAGCACCTGAGACGGAATTCTTATATTCACCCTCTTGTCTTTGGCGAGCGTAGCGCGGGCGTATTTTTGGTATTTAGATTTTTCCCTTCTCAGTGAACGAACGGAACGCCATTCGTCTCGATCATAAGAATCAAGAATCTCCTTCTCCTCTATATTTGGATGCTTCATTTGCGTCCCTTTCGTATATATATTCGGGTAGCCTTACGACTCGGAATGATGGTTTTAAACACGATTTCTGCGCCCTTTTCTTCAAAGGGGACCAAACATGCGTAACCGTTGATATCGAGGACGAAAATTCGCTGAAAAGGGTACTTCGCCTTATTGGGATGTTCCAAGATATCGAGAACACCTCCTCTTTCAATGACCAAAACCGCTTCCTCGAAGG harbors:
- a CDS encoding CopG family antitoxin, with the translated sequence MKHPNIEEKEILDSYDRDEWRSVRSLRREKSKYQKYARATLAKDKRVNIRIPSQVLERLRVKAAEEGIPYQTLISSVLYKFVSGRMAEKEKIS